In Anthocerotibacter panamensis C109, the sequence AATTTGCCCAAGCGGGCAACTGCTCTGGGGCAAAGGTGCCCCTGTGGGTCAAAAGTTCTTGCCACAGGTGGGCGTGGCGTTGTTCGTCCTTAAGGTGGCGCATCAAGTTGCGCTCCAACCAGTCATCCCCTAGACGACCACCCAAATCACTTTGCTGCGGGACTTCCCCGTAGGCTTCGATAGACCAGTAGAGATTCTGAAACCATGTGAGCGCGGGGGGGGCGCTGACTACGCCTTTGAAGAATTCCTTCTGTAGCCAGAGCTTGATCTGCATAACAAACCGTCAACACTACTCTAATACTAACTGTCCCTCATCGTCCTCCAGGTAGAATCCTACTGATTTAGGCCCTAGAAAACTGGTGCAATCGGGACCGCCCGCTGCTTTAGAGCAAGCACCTTGAGGTATTGCAAGGCGACCTCAGGGATTCTACGGTCTCAGGGATCGCTAGCCCCCGTATTCTGATATTTTGGGAATAGACAGGATTTGTAGCCTACGATGCCAAAAGTCCATCGATTGCCAGAACTCCACGGGGTCGATCCTGCTTCCAACGTCTGTCGTTGGCGTACTTTAGGTCTGTTTTTGGACCTGGACAAAGTTTTAGAGACCGTGAGCCTGCTCGAAAAATTGGGCCTGCGCTCCTCGGATATCTTGATTCTCACTAAAAATCCCTCGAGCAGTCTGCCGCCGGTGAATTGGACCCCGGTGACTTGGGGCGTTCAGGGGCTGGGGCTGGGTTTAGGGCTGGGGCTATTGGTGGGTCTGGGCGGGTTTTTCCTGTCCGGCGCAATTTTGGGGTCTTTGGTTACCGTACTTTTGGGCTTGGGCGGAGCTTGGCTGGGTTGGCGGTTGGGGATCAAACAGCCCCGTTCTTTCCTCAAGCCTTTCTGGCGCGATGTCCAGCAGGGGAGCTATCTCGTCTTGATCTACGGCACTCAGAGCGCTCACCAACGGGTGCTCCATCCGGTGCGTGGGACTGTCGGCAATCTTTACGAAACCCGAGAACTGGTGGCCTAGCGGTCGAAGCGGTTCCGGGGCTGCTCGTCCTGACGGTCAAGGCGGCCTCGCAACTGACGGCGTTGCTGGGGCGTGAGCACGTTGCGCAGCCTCAAGAAATTCTCAACCCGTCTGCGCCCAATCTGATTCTGGAGCTGCTGTAATTGGTCGTATTGCCTGAGGACTTGTGTGTCAGGGTCGGTCACCATGGCATCTCTAAAGTCTCCTTGGGCTTGCTCCACTTGGCGGCGCAACTCCTTGATCCTGATCCGGTCCTCCTGCTGGATGGTCTGGATCTGGTTCATCTGGCTGGGGGAGAGGTTGAGACCTTTGAAGTCTAAGCGGGGGGCGCGGGGGCGGTCTGGAGGCAGGGGTTGCCCCAGGACCGGGCAGGCGAGAGTGAGGAGGACCAGGGGGGTGAGGTACTTAAATACGGACATCGAAAAGCCCTGTTTCGGGGTCTACAGCAAACACACTGGCATTGGGACTGGCACTGGGGTCATCGAGCACCACTTCCGGTTCATGTACGGGTTTGACAGTCTCAGGATTGGGGAACCGGGAGAAACCAAAAACCAGACTTGCTGCCACGCCTGCTGCTGCCAGACCCTGCCACCAATAGTTTCGCGTGGGGGGCTGTCGTACCGCCCGGAAGATACGTTCTTCTAACTGTGGTGGGGGCTGGATGGGCTCGGGGGCATAGGTCTGGAGGAAGGCGACCAGGGCATGGTCTTCTTCTACTTCCGGGGCCTGGATAGCCTGGAGAATGCGCTCTTCCAGATCGGGCTGGGGCGCAGGGGGCAAGGGAGCGTGGGCTTGGAGGAACTGGACCAAGCGGGCTTCAGGGTCGTCTGTATGGGATGGACGGAAGTTAGTCATAGAACGACTCCTTGCTGCACAAACCAATCTTTGAGTTTGCGGCGGCCATAGAATACGCGGGATTTGACGGTCCCTACCGGAAGTCCTAAGATCTGGGCTACTTCTTCCTGGGGCCGCTCCTGGAGGTCGTGTAGGACAATCACATCGCGTTGTTCAGCGGGCAGACTGGCTAGCGCGTCTTGTACCAGTTGTTGTCTACTGAGACGCCCCAGAGTGTCCTCCCGTTCATCAGCCAGGGAGAGGTTTTCCAGAGTAGCGGAACTTTCGAAGGTGACAGTCTGGAGGCGACGGGCTTGACGGCGACGGGCATCCTGACAGACATTGTATGTCACCCGAAACAGCCAGGTAGAGAATTTACTCTCGCCGCGAAATCCGGGTAGGGCGCGATGGACTTTGAGAAAAACTTCCTGGGTCAGGTCGTCAAGCCCCTCGGGGCGTCCGGTCAACTGAAAAAGGAGTGAACGTACCCGAGGGCAGTGGCGCTGATACAGTTCCCGGAAGGCTAGGGTGTTCCCCCGCGTGGCGCGGGCAATGAGTTCCTGGTCGCTGTCGGTCTGCACTGTGGCTGTCATCCGCCCATGGGGTTAATTGGACCATGTTCTGTGACGTTGGCGCGGTAAAAACGTTCAAAGGGCTCCCGCCTTAACAAAAAGTAAGGGCATTCTGGGATGAGCCTTAAGCCCATGCATGGGAAAATTTGAAAAACGCATCAGGAACCGTCATGTCTGATACCCCCGCGCCCAACTGTGCTGAAACCTGTGTCCAGGGCTGTATTCTGGGGGATGATTGCCCGCATTTGGTCCATCTAGAAGCTGCTCGCAAGTACATCACCGAGACACCCTGGGAGCAAATGATGCGCACGGCAGAGACGTATACAGCACCTAGCAATCCATCCCTGCCGCCTTTACCGCCGCTCACCTAAGACAGCCGTGGGTCCAGGAATCGGGCACGCCGCCTAAAACCCAACCAACCCCAAGGGAAGCGAGCTTTGGGGGGGGCAGTGCGCTCTGTGGTCCTGTCTGCTTCTAGCTCTTGCAAGCGGAGGGCCAACCGCTCATTCTGAAGCTCCAGGCGTTGGTTGTTCTCGCGCAGGTAGCGATTTTGCTCGCGCAGATAGTTTAGCTCCTGCGCTAGTTGACCGTAGATGTGCAGGGGGATGGAGGAAGGGCGCCAGCCCGGTTCCAGATGTGGTTCTTGCTGCTCCATGCCGTTCAGTCCCTAAAATTATTCCTAGCATACCCACAACGTTCAAGTTTGATAACTATAGAGTTGGGCAAATTTAGCTGCGTAGGCGGGCGGATGGTCTGGTGAAGAGTACGCTCATCTCCAGGATTGCCTGGGTGAACTGATGTTCACTGGGCTGCCCACGTTTTAGGCCCTCCTCCAGAGCCAACAGGATAGGTAGACAGGCCAACAACTGGCGGCTGGTCAGATTCTGGACTTGTTTTTTGAGGATATAGACGCGCTTGGGATTGCCGATTTGGGCTTGTTCGGCGATTTCTACTGGGTCGTCCACCCCTTTTTCGACCAACAAACGGACCCAGAGCCAGGTCCGAAACTGGTTGGTGAGCACGGCACAGACTTTGAGGGCGGGTTCATTTTGGCGGGTCAACTGAGCGAGGGTATTGAGAGCGGCTCCGGTTGCGCCCTGGACCAGTTCTTCGGCCAATTGAAAGCTGGTATGAGCGCTACTGACCACCAGACAGCGCACCTCCGCCAAGCCCAGCGGGGCGGTCGCAGGAAAGAGGGCGAGTTTGCCCATTTCGTTGTGGAGGCGGGCAGTATCGTTACCTAAGGCTTCAACCAGATATTGCACCGCTTCGGGGGTGAGGCGGACCTGCCGGGTGCGGGCGAGGGCTTGGACGCGGCGGGTCAGTTCGTCTTCCTTCCAGGATGGAATGAGGGCGAATTCCTGGACCTGGCCATGCTTCTCCAAGAGTTTGGTGGGTTTGAGCTTACGGTTGGCCTTACCTTGGGCCATGAAGACCAGATGATTGGTCTCGGGTAGATGCGTCAGGGTGCGCTCCAATTCTGGGAGCAAACGGTTGTCTTTGGGCTCGTCTTTGCCTTCATTGGCTAAATTTTGGAACAGGCGGCTCCCTTCGACCACAACCATACGTCCTCCCGTCCCAAAGGGCGGTGTCACGCTCTCATTGAGGGCATCTGAGGTCTCTTCGTCCCCGAAGCGCTGGTCGTTAAAAGCCTGCCAGGATGAGTCCACCACTTTTTCACGCAACGCCTGAATTGCTTGGAGCAAAGCAAAGCGGTCCTCTCCCCAAAAGAGATAGGCAGGCATCAGCGGGGACTCCCCAGAACCGTGACGGGCTGTAGCCGTTGACCGTTAGCTTGGGCGATACCCAAAAAATGCTCCCCTTGCCATACCTGCACCGGCTCGGAACCTAACGCGCGCTCCTCTGTGACCTGCTGACCCATACAAAAGGCCCGCGCCCGGTCTGCATCCAGATCTACACGGGGAAGGTGATGAAGTGCCTGTGCCGGATCGAAGAGGTGGAAGGTGCCTGCTGCCAGAGCTTCTTGTACCTGAGCCAGCGTGAGGCTCCGGTCGAGGTGAAATCCTCCACTCTGGGTGCGCACCAGTTGGGCGAGGGTGGCGCAACTGCCGAGTGCCAGCCCCAAATCTCGGGCGAGTGAACGTATATAAGTCCCGCTACCACAACTGACGTGAAGGACCGCTTCGGGGAACTCCCCTGTCTGCCAGGACAGGACTTCGAGGCTGTAGATCTGCACTATGCGCGAGGGAACTTCGACCGCTACCCCGGCACGGGCTAGCTCATAGAGGTGCACCCCTCCCTGACGGATGGCACTAAACTGGGGCGGAACCTGTTCGATAGCCCCCACAAAACGGGGCAAAACCTCCTGGAGCAGCGGCAGGGTGAGATGTGCAGCAGGGCGCGTATCAAGGGGCTCTCCCTCCAAGTCATCGGTGGTCGTCGCCACCCCAAAGCGCACAGTAGCCCGGTAGCCCTTAAGTTGTTGGAGATAGGGTAGCAGGCGGGTCATCGGTCCCACTGCCAGCGGCAAGACCCCTAGCGCCATCGGGTCCAGAGTCCCTCCGTGCCCAACCCTGCGCTCTTTGAGTAGCCGCCGTACCGCACCCACGCAATCGTGAGAAGTCATGCCGGGGTCTTTATTGAGGTTAAGAAAGCCCTGCCACACCAAAAGCCATACCAGATAGCACATTCTCATTATCGGTCCTGCGCTGGACAGGTGTGCTCTTCAAGCTACCGACTACGGAGGACAGGTAATTGCTTGTGCCCGCTAGGGTGCTTGTGCCCGCTAGGGTGCTTGTGCCCGCTAGGCTGTAAAAACACGCTAAAAAAATATTTGTAGCATTAAAAGTGCCATCTTTAACACTAAAAATACTACCAGCGGATGCTAGCGCGTCCGCAGTTTTGGGTCGAGGGCATCACGGACCGCATCTCCAAAAATATTAAAGGCCAACACCAGACCAAATAGCCCCATCGAAGCAGCCGCCAAAACCCACCACACCACGGGTTCACGGGCGAGTTCACTGCGCGCACCGTTGATCATCTGCCCCCAGGAAGACACCTCAGGACCAACACCAATCCCGATATAGCTGAGGATCGACTCGGACAGGATCAACGCCGAGAAACGCAGGGTGAACATGATTACGACGATGTGCAGCACATTGGGCAGGATATGGCGAAAGATGGTCTGAAAACTAGAGACCCCCAAAGCCCGAGCCGCTAGAACATAGTCGCGGTCGCGGTGCTTGATCGTCTCGGCACGGACCTGACGACAAAGATTGATCCAGGTAGCCGCTCCGAGGGCAAGGCAGAGTTGAGGTAAACCCTGACCTAGCACCAACAAAATCGCGACAAACAGTAAGATTTCTGGGATCGAGTAGATCACGGAGTAGGTATATTGCACAGCATCGTCCACCCACCCCCCGTAGAATCCAGCCAGGATACCCAGGACCAACCCAATCGGGATCGCAATGAGGCAGGTGAGCCCACCGACGATGATGGCCGTGCGCGAGGCAGCCAGAGTTTCCTTGAGGACATCCTGACCCAGGACATTGGTACCTAGAAGGTGGAAGCCCTTGACCGGCTTGGCGTCGCGGATCTTATAGGTACTCGTAGCCAAAGGAGCACTATAGCCCTCTTCCTGAGGAACGTTCTTAAAGGCCAGATCAATCAAAGAATAATTGCGCGTCGCGACGCCCTCTTGGACCGGGACCACCAAGGAACCAGCCAGCCCAATGAAGATATAGAGCCCGATAACTCCCAGACAGATCATAGCGGTGGTGTTCTGCCGGAGCCTACGCCAAGCCTCCTGGAAAAATTCCTGACGGCTCAGCCCCCAGAGCGAGAGGGCAAAGATAGCGACGACCACGAGGGTTGCACTATTGATAAAAACCGCATTATCGGCAAGCTGCGCCCATAGTTGCTCCATCAGTCCAACCTCACACGCGGATCGACCAGGGTATAAGAAATATCCGTAAGCAACAGCCCGACGATATAGAGCAGCGAGCCCAAGAAGACCAGTGCTCGCAACAAAGAGAAGTCCAGTTCATTGATGGCGACGATAGCCAAGTTCCCCAATCCTGGAATGCCAAAGAAATTCTCCAGCAAAAGAGAACCCAAAATTAACAGGGGCAAGTCTGCCACCACATTAGTCAGAATCGGGATCAGCGCGTTTTTCAGGACATGCTTGAAGAGGACCACCCGTTCGGAGAGGCCCTTGGCACGGGCTGTGCGGGTGTAGTCCTGACCAATTTCATCGAGCATAACCGTCCGGTAAAAACGCACCGAAGCTCCCAAGGCGACAATCACGCCAATGACAAGCGGCAACAGAATAAAACGCAGACTGTCCGTACCCGTGGCAAATCCAAAGATGGGGAAGTAGCGCAAGACTAGGCCCAGCAACCACTGTCCAGCAATAATGTAGACCATGATCGGTACGCTCATCAGGAGCACACAGATAAACATCCCTCCCCAATCCAGATAACTACCGCGATAGAGGGCGATGACTAGAGACAGGCTCACCGTCACCAAGAGCGTGACCAGAAACGCAGGCAAGGTAACCAAGGCCGAAGGACCCGCCCCCTGACGTAGGCGGTCACCGATATCCTCCCCGGTCGCATCCGACTTACCAAACTGGAACAAGAGCGTTGCTCGCATATGGGTGGTGAATTGGCTGTCCCACCAGGGGTATTCGGGGTTGTACTGTTTGTCAAAAGGTAGATTTACGAACTGCGGTTTGTCGTAGCCGTGAGTCTTGAGCCAGTTGCGGACCAGTTCCGGGGTCGGATTTTTGCCCAACTGTCTGCGGGCTACGTTCTCAGGGCTTGTGACCATAAAAAAGAGGAAGAAGGTCAGAAGCATCACCCCCAGCACAATCGGCAAGGTATAAAATAGGCGGCGCAGCAGATAGGTCAACATCGGGAGTTCCTTGCAGGGTATATCACAGAGGATCTTTACGAGCCAGCGCAACAGGAAGGATAGCAGCGGTCAGCAGCCCTGCTAGCGCGAGTACAAACCCATAGTTCGGCTGATTCCATGCACGTTCTTTTTGTTCCCGCAGGGCGGGGTCTACGTTGTAGTACTTGAGTAGGTTGTAGGCGACCGGGTGGATCAGGACATTGTTGGTCCAGCCTTGATTGAGGATGTAGTAGGACTCATAGAACGTAAAGAGCCAGGGGCAATCTTCCGCCAGAATATCCTGCATCCGCTTAATGAGCCCCAAACGCTCGGGGGTGTCCTCCATGACAATCATCTTTTCGTAGAGTCGGTCAAACTCGGGATTCTTGTAGCGGGTGATATTGAGGTCGGTACTGCTCTTGGAATAGAGCAAAAAGAAGAAATTCTCCGCATCCGGGTAGTCCGCAAACCAGCCGTAGCGCG encodes:
- a CDS encoding Spy/CpxP family protein refolding chaperone, producing the protein MSVFKYLTPLVLLTLACPVLGQPLPPDRPRAPRLDFKGLNLSPSQMNQIQTIQQEDRIRIKELRRQVEQAQGDFRDAMVTDPDTQVLRQYDQLQQLQNQIGRRRVENFLRLRNVLTPQQRRQLRGRLDRQDEQPRNRFDR
- a CDS encoding sigma-70 family RNA polymerase sigma factor produces the protein MTATVQTDSDQELIARATRGNTLAFRELYQRHCPRVRSLLFQLTGRPEGLDDLTQEVFLKVHRALPGFRGESKFSTWLFRVTYNVCQDARRRQARRLQTVTFESSATLENLSLADEREDTLGRLSRQQLVQDALASLPAEQRDVIVLHDLQERPQEEVAQILGLPVGTVKSRVFYGRRKLKDWFVQQGVVL
- the holA gene encoding DNA polymerase III subunit delta, translating into MPAYLFWGEDRFALLQAIQALREKVVDSSWQAFNDQRFGDEETSDALNESVTPPFGTGGRMVVVEGSRLFQNLANEGKDEPKDNRLLPELERTLTHLPETNHLVFMAQGKANRKLKPTKLLEKHGQVQEFALIPSWKEDELTRRVQALARTRQVRLTPEAVQYLVEALGNDTARLHNEMGKLALFPATAPLGLAEVRCLVVSSAHTSFQLAEELVQGATGAALNTLAQLTRQNEPALKVCAVLTNQFRTWLWVRLLVEKGVDDPVEIAEQAQIGNPKRVYILKKQVQNLTSRQLLACLPILLALEEGLKRGQPSEHQFTQAILEMSVLFTRPSARLRS
- the truB gene encoding tRNA pseudouridine(55) synthase TruB; protein product: MRMCYLVWLLVWQGFLNLNKDPGMTSHDCVGAVRRLLKERRVGHGGTLDPMALGVLPLAVGPMTRLLPYLQQLKGYRATVRFGVATTTDDLEGEPLDTRPAAHLTLPLLQEVLPRFVGAIEQVPPQFSAIRQGGVHLYELARAGVAVEVPSRIVQIYSLEVLSWQTGEFPEAVLHVSCGSGTYIRSLARDLGLALGSCATLAQLVRTQSGGFHLDRSLTLAQVQEALAAGTFHLFDPAQALHHLPRVDLDADRARAFCMGQQVTEERALGSEPVQVWQGEHFLGIAQANGQRLQPVTVLGSPR
- a CDS encoding ABC transporter permease; its protein translation is MEQLWAQLADNAVFINSATLVVVAIFALSLWGLSRQEFFQEAWRRLRQNTTAMICLGVIGLYIFIGLAGSLVVPVQEGVATRNYSLIDLAFKNVPQEEGYSAPLATSTYKIRDAKPVKGFHLLGTNVLGQDVLKETLAASRTAIIVGGLTCLIAIPIGLVLGILAGFYGGWVDDAVQYTYSVIYSIPEILLFVAILLVLGQGLPQLCLALGAATWINLCRQVRAETIKHRDRDYVLAARALGVSSFQTIFRHILPNVLHIVVIMFTLRFSALILSESILSYIGIGVGPEVSSWGQMINGARSELAREPVVWWVLAAASMGLFGLVLAFNIFGDAVRDALDPKLRTR
- a CDS encoding ABC transporter permease, coding for MLTYLLRRLFYTLPIVLGVMLLTFFLFFMVTSPENVARRQLGKNPTPELVRNWLKTHGYDKPQFVNLPFDKQYNPEYPWWDSQFTTHMRATLLFQFGKSDATGEDIGDRLRQGAGPSALVTLPAFLVTLLVTVSLSLVIALYRGSYLDWGGMFICVLLMSVPIMVYIIAGQWLLGLVLRYFPIFGFATGTDSLRFILLPLVIGVIVALGASVRFYRTVMLDEIGQDYTRTARAKGLSERVVLFKHVLKNALIPILTNVVADLPLLILGSLLLENFFGIPGLGNLAIVAINELDFSLLRALVFLGSLLYIVGLLLTDISYTLVDPRVRLD